ttataacacaagttttcaACAATAGCACATTGTTGATGATTAGATTActatggataatcttacccttacccacggTCTTACCCTTGTGGTTATCTCCTAAAATGATCTTAGGACCTGAGCATTTTGTTATATCAGTTAGAAGTCGTCTttctccagtcatgtgtctataacatccactgtccagataccaaactGAATCCTCCAGGTAGTTAATctacacaaaaacatatttacaaactttttggtacccacattcacttgggtactcgatcaatcagtccattaggaatccatatttgagttattctgatggactttCCTTTTGTGTAGTAATAAGTGTGTATGATTTCGACTTAGtagacgtcttcctgctagcaaTTGTTCccttaaccttagaggatggtttttgtttaacacttcttgacttcttgtcaggttttaaTTTTCCAAACTTACTAGCTGCCTTCTTCTTAGGTTTTAGCTAGCTGACAATTGGAGGAATATGAATAATTTCATCCTTAAAAGTTATATCctcacagcttggatcagttccattaTCAGTAAAACTctctttgacaaagtttataggcttaaacttgttTGTTGCTGAGTTTAGCTTCTTACAGAACTTGTCTAAGTCATTACTGTCATATcttaaaccggatttgcatccggcaggccTTAGCATAATAATTTGTTGTTTGACAGCCTCTCCAGACTTCGTCAAGGAACttaccacatatgtcaaacgttggttttcaaaaaacatagtttgaactttttctttgaGAATCTCATTCTCAGGTGAGAGCTCATCTACCTTATTTTCAAAAAGTTTTGGTTAGAAACTTTAGATGAATAAGAGTTATtagattcatattttaatttcatttcgttaaatgagtctgataacttcttgtacttattcaccatgtcattgagtgcagtagttaattTGTCTCTTGTAAAACCTTTTGAGGAAGAGTCTAGTACCTTTGATTTGTCGCAtgccatcaagcatgtgacAACTTCTTTATCGCTTTCGCCAGATGAGTCCTCTGAATCGTTATGGGCCCATTTGGACTTGCTTTTAGCACTTTTAAGAGCCTTCTACTCAGTTAGGTTTCTTTGTTTGATGATTACAACCATAGATTTGGATGAGCTTCTCCCAGATTTCTTTAGTGAGtgagcatgacttgatcttgATGAACACATCCATGTTGAACGACTTGTATAAGATGTCTTTGGAAACATAGTATAAGTTGGTCATCTTCTTTTCTTCAGTCGTCCATTCGCATCTTggcttttcaatttttataggACAATTAGAGATGAAATGCAACATGTCATAATCATAGCAGCCAAATGCGCTTGCATCCTTATCTTCCAACATTCTTAGTTTTCTTTCGAGAACATGGGAATTTGGTTAActatagacatgattcaggttcttattgcttgagaatagaaaacagagctctgataccacttgataggatCAGTACAACgaatagagacgggggtttgactattgttagcaacttcggataaacggaTTGATAGAAATCCAATTATGGactaatatcactttctattctttgcaaaccttcacaaactcttgaaatgattcaagtgcggaactgtttgtttgggtttATAGCTTTGAACCAATAAGAGATGGAAGacaaaaagaaagaacacagcaagttgtttatggatgttcagagctaactctcctacgtcaccccttcttccaatcaaccggaaggatttcactaaacttctttgaatcaaatacagcttactgaatagctaacactctgttgaatagaaccaactttgttcaacttacaatatgatcaataatatctctcagctagacaatgttttgattctctcttgaacttggaaaTTGATGTACAATTAGTAAGTGCAAAAGTAATGAGTAAGAAGAATTCAATTCGATAACTAGTCAGCAAGTggttcgtctgttgtccttgagcatctataagtagtagaaggacaccaacggtcgaatcttttgcatggacacgtggcaagcgccCATAGGATGGTCACCTAAAGGACAATAGTACAGCAGACTCTGTGCTCATGGAACTTGGCCATACTGAACGGTAGTGCACCAGATATCCTTCTAGAACTGTCATGTacagaacaagtagtgggaagaatattcgcGTATGTGGCATTCATTAATTTGATGCAAATAGCTGGCGTATTGGACTACAAGAAagagtggagcaagagtagcgtacagttagttgatcgtgggtagacgtatgctaattTCAAGCGGCTGCTGAAGTGAGGCATTAaatgtgctccattagactgccaattTTAAGAGAGtcagacgtcaacgtctaacagcgagttccattagaccaccaagtctaatggagttagactgcaaagtctaatggagttagactgcaaagtctaactttgcatcccattagacaaccacatctaatggagttaaatgctagcgtctaactacgtatcttttagacttgcacgtctaactacgtatctattagactggcacgtctaactagcaaAACGTCTAATTAGTCtgtttagaccacatctaagtTAGTCAAATCTGATGCACttgcatagaaacaattagacgacttagcttctttcatatttaaattttaatcatcGTTAAGTGTTACTcatatatcatcaaaataatgttaatcaaactaatttgacccaacacattgTTTTTCATAAGAActtttataatagtttaagaGTTGCGTTTAGTGGAATTTAAACATTGGTCTTTATTATGTACCATGTACAATTTAACCACTAGACCacttaatattattgatttatatttattattttatatatgatatataatttatatgactattaattaaaaaataaaaacccaataaattcacataaaaaataCCATTctctaacattaaaaaaatataaaattacatgaattaataaaacaaattaaaatattgcaAGTTTATCTGCATAGGTATATAAAAATgtttggttgaatttaaaacataatatttatatagcTTATAGTTCTACACTTATAAGGTATAAGATGCAAATTCAAGACTTACCTATGTCATTTTTAATCttggtttttttaataaactatttcAAGTTTATGTACGAGTGATCCCGTAACttaactcaaatattcatttactcatatatatatatatatatcaaaattaaccatatCTCTCGACCCCGATAAACGATGAAAACTTtgtttaaacattatttatatatatatatatatatatatatatatatatatatatatatatatatatatatatatatatatattttggtatattGGGTTAAATGATTGTTACTTGAGTGGTTTCTAGTTAGTGAAAAAGATGAATTGAAAGAGGGTAACAAatgtttttctattaaaattaggaggatatatatatatatatatatatatatatatatatatatatatatatatatatatatatatattgtacatgtaaaaatataaataatgttaatgACTATAGGATGTCATGTATtgtaaaattcttttttttagggggggaaacgacttagcgtcatttcattaaaaattcccaaaaacagaaaaaaaaaaccacgagtttaagagatcattctagataggcctaaaatgattttgaagtcgtaacattctgaataaaagctaaaaagctaaaaacgtaaatgaattatctgtttacaatgctttcaattctagtgagtttaaaaaacggtaaattccagttcctataGATATTCCAGTtatgctccgtgcttggaattcctctccatgttcccgcgagggcgctgcaatccgatacaatatcttttcataactcgtcaatgctcctgtgGGTTCtatcatatacccttgcattccgttcttgccaaattttatacaccactactccaaagccgcacttgaacacgcttgttgcaaatctatttcccttggctttgagtagtgttgcttctttgatttcattacattcgctcgggaaactgatcagctccaggcttttatagaatctgtcccaaagctccgaagcaatacagcagctcctgaataggtgatctatggtttcttcatttcctatgcatagaagacagctcgcgtccgggatgctcatatacttactgatatgatcacgagtgctgagtctttcccagaaggcgagccataggatgaattggtgtcgagggataatctccgttgaccatacaagagaagcccattctactttctgcgctttttcccgaattacctcccatattttttcttcaataccagcttcccattgtcctcagctttccattcatgaatatccggtctgtcgtgtagttgtatgctacttatatgatcaagtatcctctttccttttggaattcttctcaagagcaagttccaattcccgtctttgatgtctctgattttcgcttttgcacagtcccttctgatacgagtattttgaaactcctccttgtcgatgataggctggttttcaaaccaagggtcgtgccagaatagagtgcattttccgtcccctagtcggatgtcataaagatctgcaatatcgcttcttagtttaagaatcttttttagagaccagctcataccttcgtgaattttgtaggtccagatgctggtttcgtgtttcataaacctcgtatgcactcatttgatccatagtgactcctgattgcgctacAAAGCCcatagatgcttgaaggttagagccttgttccactcgatacagttcttcaagtcgatgcctccctcatccttcggtttgcaaagagcggtccatttgactttctttcctcctcttccactactaccccagataaagtttctcattagCGTGTCGAGTttcttcattaccttcttcagaatgtaaaattctttgtaaataatatgaattcAAGAATAAAGAAGTATTGTACTAATTAAagttatgatatatatatatatatatatatatatatatatatatatatatatatatatatatatatatatatatatatatatatatatatatatatatatatatatatatatatatatatatatatatatatatatatatatatatatatatattttgagtgtCAATCCAAATTATATGAATGTTTAGTGTTAAAGTAAATAAATTGATTGAATCAATTAAACTGTTTCAAAAGAATTTCAGTATTCTTAGCCCATAACTAGTATATAGTGCCGAAAGAAGTTTTCTCAAATTAGAATGAACCATCTACGTATAGGATCGAAATAGTAAAAATTCATACATATTATGGAAGGATGTGAAATATTAGTTTTAGTAACTATTTAGTGAAAAAAAACGAATTATAACTCATATACAATTATTTTGTCTCATTTGCGGTTAAAAGTGGGACAGACGAATTCGATAAATGCACAAACACAACTAGAATGTATGAGCATCAAACAACTCATCAATGTTtgagaatattatttaaattacaaaaaattaaaataaaaaatatgatttgattaaatagatGTTGAAtcggaaaaaaaatacaaaaacccAAAtctgattaataaaaataaatacttcctatactaataaaaagaaatatcaaaaattaagaaaaaaataatgtttaaacttctttaaaattttgtttagagagaagaaataatattttaaattaacccTCAATTAACATtctttaatttatcaaaattaagtatatGAATTGATGATTTCAAATTTAGATCAAGATACAATTCTAATTTTTCTAAGAAACTAATTTCCAAAtgaaatcaatattattatattcacTAATATCAAGGTTTAAAGTAacacttaattataatttattcttaataCCAACTCTTTATTAATACAAAccttatttttatcttaattaattaattaattaattaaataacaaaagactTAAACTAACcggaaaatattaattatgtaatCTTAGGTTTGACTAAAACTccatattaaaatgaaatataacacctatttatttattttttaaagaggATAATGAAATGAGAAGACTAATGGGGTTTTGGTGGTTTATGAGGATGCTGtaagtttttcattttattgCTGAATAGGATACTTTAACTTATATGTACAGCATCATGTTAAGATCtaataatgaaatgaaatgacaATTGGAGTGGGACCAGCGGAGGAATGTGCTATTTTTGTCATATGGGATTGGGAACAAATTAAGGTGGGTCTTTGAACATGTTCACTACTAGTTTCTAGCTATGGCTGTTTCTtcattatgttttttattattactgtATGTTTCTTCTTAACATACATGTAACATGGGGAAAGTTCCTCATTATATTagtgttgttattattattatgttcttTGTACTTTGGATAAGATAGTACACTTTTAACTTCAACCATGCACCACAATCATCCATGTCTAGTTTTGATAAACAAAAGAAGAGATAACTCATCATCCATGTCTAGTTTGATGGGCAAAAGAAAGATATTTAGCATTCTCATCGAGGTACCTCTTTTTATTATCGAGGATCTATATGTAAATTCAATCCTTTATTTTTGATATTGTGCTATCGTCTTCTAGTAAATGTTCCAAAGAATGTTACAAGTCAAGTTAATACAACTAATAGGTTTTTCACATTGCAGCCTTTTTTTTCTAGCCTTACATGTCATAATCAAATCCTAAAATATTAACCAAAGTCTAATGGTATGGTGTTGGAAAATCTGGGCTTGAATGTGTTTTGGTGGGTCACTTGcttatattctttttatttttagaagtaTGAATATTATGTACAAAATATATAAGGGAGAAAAGAATAAGTATTTTAATGCCCAAAAATGAGAATAGGTgaattttttagaaatcaattttatcatttaaatttttgtagtgaattttatattataaaattacgactgtacaataataataataataataataataataataataatataaattgaaaacttttaaaaaattagtaaaaaataatcattagatagtgaattttatattaaaaaattattactgtacaataataataaaataatatcaattaaaaaattttaaaaattcattgaaaataattatttgattcgATTATATTTGAGGTGTATTTCATATATTTggcatttttttatatgattcatctgtatgatatttacatgtttgagattttaataatattttaagaagtATAATTACAAAAAGTATATCAACATATTTAAAACAAGACGTAAGGTAATTTAGTAGTGAGGTTTATACAACAAGaataaaacacaaatatatatgGCCAAATTATTTGGGCGGCCTCTCATTACTTTAATCGCTCAATTTTAGCCctcaaattaacattttaaacaaatcgccccttcaatttttaaaaaagtcaCCCATCCCCTacgtcaactttttagttaaatataacgacttaaacttaaaatattattttttatatatattatctttaatcttattttttatatttatatatataattattaaatcacttatatataaaattatatatatattattaatttttatatttatataattattaaatattttatataatatatagataatatatatatattatttatttttatctataactatataaaataattttttaaataatttatataatatatatatataatttatatatattatctttaatcattaatttatatataatatatattttaaaaaataatttgagagttaaaaatatatatttactcaattatttttaactctcaaattattttttaactatcaaatatatataattaatggttaaatataatatatataaattatttttaaactttgttttatatatatatatatatataaataaatttaataattatataaacataaaaattaattataaaaaaatatatatatatataatatatatataaacgatttaataattatatattatataaattaatataaaaaataatattaaaaataatattttaagtttaaaccgttatgtttaaccaaaaagttgacggaaggaTCATTGGCAGGGACGTACATACATGTGAGCTGAAGTGGGCTTAAGTCCACtcccaaataaaaaattacaatatattatatatctatccTATAATTTCCAACCAAAcaaaatcttttaattttaattctaataccTTGAATCTTCTATAACTTCATAAGTTGTTTCCATAGTTTACATTATTTCCAACCAAACATATTTCACTAATTCATTCTCAATTCACTCATTATTTCCatccatattattttatttcaattactctcattttattaattatttacatttcatattaaatttcAAAGACCTAAAATCTtctactattttatttttattttttaatcctCTTCCCTAATTTAACATTTACTTACTATCATTatcaacttaattatttatatgatatttaaaattaattatatacatgtttgattaatatacaACCAGCCACTTATCGTTAGtattattgagttatttttaaatttttcatcGCACTCTAATTGTTGGAtgtaaatatttacttttatttttctttagttttgtAATCTTTACATTCTAATTATTCgataaaatacttatttaatttgaatagttgagtttatcttaaaattaatataaacataGTTTGAGAGTTAAACATtcaattatttatcaaaataacatgataaattatgtatagataaataaaatgaaacatcaatctattacaaataaatgaaaaacattaatatcttcaatttttaaaagagaGATTGTCAAATTAGTGAAAATCCTCTGTCCATGGTctctaaaattcaaaatcaatatagCGAAACTTTTCTAATTATGTTTTCTAACAACGAAGATCATTAAACGACAAAATTGTTTCCACgttataaatttgatatgatGCGGAAATAGAAGGTTTTCACACTTGTTGAGTTGTGTCAAATAATTGGTCGAGAATACGATCAAAAGGTGAAGACGAAACTTCGTAATAAAATGGAGGATAATTTTACTGTCGACTACTTACAATATATGTTAAACGAGATTTAACTAaggatattatatatatatatatatatatatatatatatatatatatatatatatatatatatatatatatatatatatatatatatatatatatattagatgagtttatgttttaaaatatccTTAAcctcaacttatttaaatattatactatAACATCTCTcatatatagataatttattgtttaaattcaAGCCCACCCCAAGTCGAATTCCTAGATCCGTCCCTGACCATCAGTGAactttctaaaagttgaagaggtgatttgtttcaaaaattagtttgagggCTAATAAAAGTGAGCGATCGGAGTAATTAGAGGGCCGCTCAAATAATTTGccctatatataatgatacttaatttttaaagtgtccaaattgtagagttgtggttaatttgaatatatatgtgaaagtaaattgatatttgggtcggattttgggttgacccgcccataaacttaaaacggttaaaaataaaattaaaaatgttataaatatgtttcaaacttgcaacctaacaaaacaaatacaacccttaaaccaactaagctaataagactttatattctaaattcaacataaaatttgatgaacgcgggacgttttaacaatataagtttaacttttagacaataatatatatatataatgatgcttaatttttaaagtgtctgaattgtcatgtcgagagttgtggttaatttgaatatatatgtgagagtaagtggatatttgagtcggattgtggattgtcccgctcataaacttaaaacggttaaaattaaaattaaaaatgatataatattttgaaattgtaacTTAACataaacaagtacaaccctttgaccaattagactaataagactttatattctaaattcaatatcaaatttaataaacgcgggacattttaacgatataagttcaatttttttaactaactaatatatatatatataatgatacttaattttcaaagtgtccaaATTGTTGAGTCGAGAGccgtgattaatttgaatatatatgtgaaattaattaaaattattatttaatcgtaatttttttctcaattttatattattattggtgTAAATGCACAGACTAcgtcttaattttattttaatatttatataatatatttcattagttaattaatagtttaaaagaaaagagaaaatattaattaataattttcattagGAAGAATAACTCAACTTTTCTTGAAAATACTTTTCATGTTACAATTTACTTTCCAATTGAacacttaacttttttttttcatatttacaCTCAATAGACGGAATTTTTATACTCCgttgataaatattttgttgtgattccacaaactataattaattttgatatctatctttttttttttttttttttagtttcttcCACTCTCTAATAAAAACTCAAACCCTAAACCTCATCACCTCTCGTTTTCTCAAAATTTACATTCTCGTTTCTTGATGATGTGAATTGATTTTTCTTATTCTCGCAATATTCATTACCATTTTTACTCTAACTTCACATTTCTGTTTTCAGACATTtgttgttctttcttttattttgatgatcgatgatgatatttttaaattaaaatttattttttatagataataaattagAGAATACTTTCAAATGAGATTTCGTTTCATTGTTATTGTTGTCGTAACCCTAATCAAAGACCTCACCTCGTAGTCCAGTAGTCAATATGGACGGTGAAGAAAAAATGTTTATCtctaatttttacaattttttattacataatcATTAAGTTGAACTTCACATTCACATCATCGTGAAGTTTGAATAGAAATGGTAGCAGATGTGGCAAGGATAGGAAGAATCGGTTCACATCATCGATGATTAAGTAACGAAAAAATGGGTGAATTGAAGTGAGAAAAATTAGGGACAAAGAAGTTTTGGGAAGAAATATAGATGATAAAATAAATggttttgttaaaaaaaatgtggatATTGACCCGccaaatataattatagtttgTGGTATCCAAGTGGCAaaacatgaaatatattaatttcgtCCATTGGTTGTAAGTTAGATggtaaatatgaaaaatatttataaaaaaaagttgtaaatatggTATTCTTCtccaataaaaatttaagaCAAATTCCACATCCttaacttatttttctcttactTTTTACACGTGGCTTCTAATAGAGATTTGGGTTCATGATTTTTCAAACATCAATCAAATTGGGTTCATGATTTACAAACATACATCTAAGTTGTATTAGAAACCTTTGATTTAATCCAAAATATTGTATTAGTTTCGTTTAGTTGGTTCAcaaactggctcaacagttaaCTGTTGAACAATGTTATATCAATTGTGTCTTGTCTTGGTTTTTAAAGACATCTACCAATCAATCTTCTGTATTAATGTTCTGATAAATACTTTGAATTATCAATCTTTCTTAAATCCCATAATGCAATTTCATCAACATACAACAATAACTTAGTGAAAATTCCATCTTGAGGTAGTTGGTGATAATAATAAACTGTCTTTTACCAATAGAGAAAAACTGTCATGAAAATACACTCCTTGTTGTAAGAACCTCACCATTAATGTGTTTGTTTTAAAGGCTCATTTACAAACAATGGCTTTTTGTAGAGTGCATCAATTTCAGTTTGCATAATAAACTTGAAATATTTGCCAAGAAAGACATGGGAACAACAAGTTATTTACAATGTTTGTAACTATTCTGACCATGATTATAACCGAGACAAACAAATTTGAGTGCTCTTGTTTCAAACTTTTCCTTATGGTGTTTTATGCAAAACAGAGGCAACCAAACACTATCAGATGATCATGGAGTTTTCCTATTTAAAAGTAACAGTAggcaaaaaaaaatctcatcaCAAAAGCTAGATATGAGTTCTTCTatacatacaaaaataataacagCTATCAACAAaagaactaaataaaaatataaattatccaGAGAAACACTAAAGGGTATGTTGATTGTCAAGTATATAGCAATTAGATCATTGTCTTATCATGGAAAAACAccaaatatgttttttcttaTCGTAACGCACATGCAGAAAGAAATGTAAGAGCATGACTCAAGAATCCCTAGCAAGACTAGAAAGATCGACATCACCTGATTTTTAAGGagtctcttcttcttctttccctATAGGTGGTGGTCTTTCAAGTATAGCAATTAGATCATTGTCTTATCATGGAAAAACaccaaatatgttttttattcttATCGTAATGCACACGCAGAAAGAAATGTAAGAGCATGACTCAAACATCCCTAGCAAGACTAGAAAGATCGACATCACCTGATTTATAAGGagtctcttcttcttctttccctATAGGTGGTGGTCTCTGCACAACAGGAGGATATGGCGACGATGATGAAGGCTTGTTGTTGTCTCCTTCTTTGTACATGGGAATAGAATCAAATGCATTGAAGAATTCGTTCTTCAGTTCTTCTGCTGCTTCAATGAAACCGCCAATTCCCCAAAAAAGTCCTCGCTGGATGGCTTCGATATCACTGCGTACGCCAGGGAAATCAAACGGTTTCATCTCAGATGAGTGGAAAGGGAAGCCCCTTCCTCCTTCTCCTTTTCTCATCTGTTCAGACACATCTTCTTCAGTGTACTCTTTGTTAGACTGTATCACTTCAGCTGGCCTGAATCAAAAGACATAAGAATTGAACTAGCAATTAATCCCACCAATCTTAAGGCAGGTTATGCAACAGTTATataagtttgataaaaaaatcttgAACTCTTGACCTACGCCTATCAGTAATTAGGTCTGAGCAAGAAACTGATCCAGACTCGGAACAAAGGAAACACACAACAGAAGGAAATCCTTTGATCATATACATGGATTCATATCGATAGAACAATGTAACAATTTCCGAATAAGGATTAAGAACTA
This is a stretch of genomic DNA from Impatiens glandulifera chromosome 4, dImpGla2.1, whole genome shotgun sequence. It encodes these proteins:
- the LOC124935912 gene encoding fra a 1-associated protein is translated as MGWVWKDEDKDETSSAADDFVAGTPRSRDLCGTRKIVKSQCKTEEVEPGKYIRKCEKTEDILRDCVGRPAEVIQSNKEYTEEDVSEQMRKGEGGRGFPFHSSEMKPFDFPGVRSDIEAIQRGLFWGIGGFIEAAEELKNEFFNAFDSIPMYKEGDNNKPSSSSPYPPVVQRPPPIGKEEEETPYKSGDVDLSSLARDV